The window ATTAAAGTTGCCGATAAAATTATCCAATCTATTGCGTGTAATTTACTTGCTACTTCCATCGATTAAACTGTAAAAATATTTGTTATAAAATAGAAAGCAATAATGTAAAGTATGTTGGCAATTAAGACCAACGAATAGGCTTTTTTCCATGTGTATTTTTTACTATCCATATATTTTTATTTGAAGCTATCTCCTGCTTTCCGCTGTATCTTTTTGTGAAAAACAAAAAGGATGTCGCTGCAATCAGGGCTAAACTTATTTATTATCTTTTGTCATTCCTGCGCAGGCAAGAATCCATATTAACGCTTGTTTAGATTCCTGCCTTCGCAGGAATGACAAACAGTTAATTTTAATTCTATCTGTGTCCGTTCGAGCGCAGTCGAGAACTAATTAAACCTCTCGACTGCGCTCGAGGAGACATTCTGGAACTTTACAACTTTAAAAACTATTACTTCCCAACCGAAAGCATATTCGCAAACAATTTATACGCACCAGAAACTCCAACAGGCAATTCTCTAAAGAAGCTTAAACCAGTATATATGTAATTTCCTTTGCCATATTTTGCTATCAATAAACTTCCTTTTTTAGCTGATTCTCCTTTATCATTCATTGCTAAAACTGGTGTGTATTCCGAACTCCAAGTATTTGGAAAATACAAACCACGTTCTTGCACCCAACCATTAAAATCTTCTTTGGTAATCTTATTTGGGTAATTTAAAATTGCATGCTCTTTAGCCAACAACCTAATTTCAGCATTTTCATCAGTAACTCTATCTCTCGATAATCCTAATTTGAATGGCGCAGCAACATCAACACCTCTATTAGTATTGTATTGCACAATCATGTTTCCACCATTTTTCACATATTCTAACAAATGTTTTTGTTTGAATTTTAATTCAGAAACAGTATTGTAAGCTCTAATTCCAACAACAATAGCGTCAAACTGCTGTAAGTTTTTCTCGTTAATTTCATTCGGATTTATCTCAGTAACTTGATACCCAATTTGACGTAAACTTTCTGGAACCGCATCTCCAGAACCTTGAATATAACCAATTGAATTTCCTGCTTTTTTAATATCCAAACGCACAACTTTAGCTTCAGAATTTAATAAAACTGATTGCTTTGGAATGTGATTGTAATTAATTTCCACCAACTCTTTGGTGTATTTTTTTCCATTTGCAGTTGCTATGACTTTTAACTTTCCTTCTGATTGATTTTTTGGTGGACTTACCATAAAATCAACAGTTTTTAAATCGTTTTTCTGTGCAATTGTAAAATCGATAAATTTAGGTGAAACAGACCAACCATTTGGAATTTCTAAAGAAACACTTCCACTTGTATTTTGAGCTCTTGCTCTAACCGCTACAGATACTTTTTGCGGTGTATCATCAGAAAAAATTAATACTTTGTTTTTTAGTTTTGTTGTTATTTGTGGTAAAACTTCAAACGGTTCATAAATTTCTCCAATATCTCGTTTTGAGTATCTACGCACAACATCTTTAGTTACTGTAATCGACTCATTTTCAATTATTAAATTAAACTGAACTTGCAACGGTCTTGGTGTTTCTGGCAAACCAATTAATTGCTGATTATCAACTTTATACATTCCTAAATCGGCTTCTTTGTTCAACCAATATGGCGAAGAAAAATCTAAATTTGAAATGCTAATAGTTTCCTTAAAATTCTGTCTTTTATTGTTTGTTAAATCAATATTTTTAGAAATAACTTTGTTTGCAGGAAGTAATTTTACAGAAGATAATTCCACTTTTGCAATACTTCTATTTAATGCTTCAAAATTCACATCAATAGTAGAATTTGGTGTTGCACTTGAACTATTTGCAGAAGCTTCTAAATACAAACCTGCGCAAGCTTCAATAATTTCTTGTAATTCTTTTGACTTTATATTTTTCCAATGCGCATCTTTTAAATTCTGAACCAATTTATAAGCCTTCATTAAAGCTGGTAAATGTTTGGCCGGATTTACAAAATCGAAATTATTTTCTACTTCGTATAAAATATCGCCAATTTCTCCACCACCCTCTACTCTATTCCATGTAGTATTGATTCCTGAAAAAATATCATTTTTATCTTTTGGCGCATTTCCTTTTAAAAACTCAACATACTCAGTTTGATTTCCACGAGTTGATAAACGTCCAAAACCTTGACATAAATGTTGGCTACTTGCCATAGAAGCCAACTCGTTGTTAGAAACTCCTTTTAAGGGATAATACACACCAACATCAAATGAAGTGAATCCTTTTACAGCTTTTTTAAAATCGTCTTCTCTTCCTCTAAAAAACCACGAAGAAGTATTGTAAAACAAACGTTCTGGTTGCCAGGTTTCTGTATATTTTAATTGATTAGAAAACTTAGTCTTATCATTTGCTAAATCAAACGCCTCAACACTTAATATTGCAGAACTTGTATGATGTCCATGTGTTGTTCCTGGTGTTCTGTGATTAAATCGGTTTATAATTACATCGGGCTTAAAAGTTCTTATTGCCCAAACTACGTCTGCCAATACTTTTTCTTTTTGCCAAATTTCTAAAGTTTCATCTGGATGTTTTGAGTAGCCAAAATCATTTGCTCTGGTAAATAATTGTTGTCCACCATCAATACTTCTTGCTGCCAATAATTCTTGTGTTCTAATTACTCCTAATAACTCGCGCATTTCTGAACCAATTAAATTTTGTCCGCCATCTCCACGCGTTAATGATAAATAAGCTGTACGTGCTTTTACATTATTAGCTAAATAGGCAATTAAACGTGTATTTTCATCATCTGGATGCGCAGCAATGTATAAAGCAGTTCCTAAAAAATTAAGTTTTTGAACTTTTTCGTATAGCTGATTTGTGTTAAGTTTTTGTGGTTTTTGGGCAACTATTGATGTGATTATCAATAGAAAAGAAAGCGAGAGTATTGCTTTTTTCATTTTTAATAGTTTGATTGAAAACAAAAGTAGTTTTTTAGTTTTCTAAAATGGTTAAAGAAAGTTTAAAATTTGTTGTTTAAACACCCCTAAAGTCCCCTCGAGGGGACAATGGATTCTTTAATAGAACTTTCTCTATTTTAATAAGCTTGGCGAATGTCAAGTAAAAAATAACGTAAATAGTTAAAAATAAAATTCAAATTCAACTGTCCCCTTGAGGGGACTTTAGGGGTGATTTTCTCTCAAAAAAAAATATTAAAAATTAGAAGAATGACCAAGTAATCATTTAATTAATAAGCAGATTGCTTCGTACCTCGCAATGACGTTAATAAATACGCCCGCGTTAGCGATTGCAACGGCATCCTTTTTTGGAGGAACGAGAAAAAAGATATAGTGGAAAGCGCGACCTGAAAGGGAACGCTCAAATAATAATGAACAATCCACTAAAAACTGTTAATAATTTTATTTTAAAACCCAGTAAAATAGAATATATTTGTAATCCATTTTTAAAAAGGAAAATACATGAAATTTATAGTTTCTAGTTCGCAATTACTAAAACAATTACAGGTTTTAGGCGGCGTAATAAACAGCAATAATACCTTACCAATTTTAGATAATTTTTTATTAGAATTGTCTGAAAATGAGTTAAAGATATCGGCTTCTGATTTAGAGACAACAATGAGTTCTATTGTAGCTGTAGAAAGCACTGACGAAGGCGCAATTGCGGTTAATGCACGTTTGTTATTAGACACTTTAAAGACGTTTCCGGACCAACCATTAACGTTTAAAACGGAAGGCGAAAGCACTATAGAAATTAGTTCTGATCAAGGTAAATACGACATGGCATTTTTTGGAGCTGAAGAGTTTCCTAAAGCTGTAGAATTACCTTCTCCAAGTAAAACTTTAGTACCTGCTCATATTTTAGGAACGGCAATTTCAAAGACAATTTTTGCTTCTGGAAACGATGATTTACGCCCAGTAATGAGCGGTGTTTTCTTCCAGTTTTCTTCTAATAGCTTAACTTTTGTGGCTACAGATGCGCATAAATTGGTAAAATATACAAGAACAGATGTTACTGCAGATAAAACGGCAGAATTTATAATGCCTAAAAAACCTTTAAATTTATTAAAGGGAATTTTAAGTGGTTCTGAAGAGGAAGTTTCTATTGAATACAACGATTCTAACGCTAAATTTACGTTTGATAATACGGTTTTAGTGTGTAGATTAATTGATGGAAAATATCCTAATTATGAAGCGGTAATTCCGAAGGAAAATCCGAATAAATTAACAGTTGATAGAGCTTCTTTCTTAAACTCGGTTCGTAGAGTTTCTATTTTCTCAAGTAAAACTACACATCAGATTCGTTTAAAAATGGCAGGAACAGAATTAAATATTTCTGCAGAAGATTTAGACTATGCCAACAAAGCAGACGAACGTTTATCTTGTGATTACCAAGGTGATGATATGCAAATTGGTTTTAACTCTCGTTTTTTAAGTGAAATGTTAAGTAACTTAAATGCAAACGATGTTTTAATTGAAATGTCTTTACCAAACCGCGCAGGAATTTTAACTCCAATTGACGGAACTGACGAAGGTGAACAAATTACTATGCTTGTTATGCCTGTTATGTTGAATTCGTAATAAATTGTCATTCCTGCGCAGGCAGGAATCTATAACATATTAGAAAACCACAATGGTTCTGAAACAAGTTCAGAATTAATTGTGGTTTTTTGTTTACATTTACTTTCTAACATAAAATCAGTTTTTGATAATGACTTTTAACGAAGTAAATACCAAACGAAGAAGTATAAGAGATTTTACTAAACAAGAAGTTTCTACTGAATTAATAAATGAAATTCTAAAAGATGCTTTAGAAGCTCCGTCAAGCTCAAATACTCAACCGCTTAAAGTTGTTGTTGCAACTGGAAATACCTTAAAAGAAATAGGAAAAGAGTTAACTTTTAAATATAATACTTCCGCTAAATTAGCAAAGAAAAATATTTTTGCTAAATTATATTCAGCTTATAAACACAAATTACAGCCTAATAAAGTATACCAAACAATTCAAGGAAAATATTTTGGCATTTATCAAGAACGAAGAATAAAAACTGCCGTTGGTTTGTATAAAGTTTTAGGAATAAAACGAGAAGACAAGAAAAAGCGACACGAAGAAATGGCAAAAAACTTTAATTTCTTTGGCGCTCCTGTTGCAATTTGGATTTACGCAAATCCAAAAATGAAATATACAGCTTTAGTAGATACAGGCATATTTATGCAAAATTTAATGCTTTCTGCAACCAATAAAGGTTTAGGAACGTGTCCGCAAGGAGCTTTAAATTTATGGAGAGAACCTGTAGACAAACACTTTTCTGTACCCAAAGGTTACGAGTTAGTTTGCGGCCTTTCTTTAGGTTATCCTTCTGAAGCAAAAGTAAATAGTTATAGACCTGAAAAAATATCTGTTGAAGAGTTATTGGTTATTAAGAAGTAATATTAAGTATAGTTCATTCATGAAAAAGTTTTTCAAACTTATTGGTATATCAATTTTTATATTCATTTTATTTTTTAGCTATAAGCTTTACAAAAACTATAATACAATTAATAATATATCTGAATTAAGAGAATCAAATTTTAATAAATATTTGAATTTATTTTACTTGAAAAATGATAGAACTCCTTATGATTTAAATGAATTTAAAACTTATTTAAAAAATAGAGACGTTAAATTATTAAAACTTGTAAATAATATTGATATCCAATATAAACGGAATAATTTAGGGTTTATATCTATTTATCATAAAGGGGTTGATAATGTAGATGATTCTCTAAAAATCAAATATGAAAATTTAGATAGTTTTTTAGATTTGTTTTATAAGAAAGGGGATATAGAAATCGACTATCATTATACTAATATTTTTGAAAAATTTAATACAATCTATAATATTGGAAAAGATTCTATTATAAGAAAAAATAAAATTAATGTTTCCGAAATTTTTAGAGACCACTTAAAATGTGATTCTTCAAAGTTAAGATTAAAAAAATTAAAATACACACGATTTAACTACCTCTCTATAAAAATTAACAAAGGTAATATTAAGGTCTCTGATACTATTTCTGCTGGTGTAAATTCATTTTATAATAATACAGAACCTTTTCCTGAAAACACTAAAGAAATATTATTAAGCTATATACGTCAAGAAAAAAATCTTTTCCATAAAGATTCTATTTATTTTATCAATTTTAAATTTGATGATATAGATAATTATAAATGTAAATAGAATGAATTTCCTCGCGCACTTATATTTATCAGGAAACAACCAACAAATAATGATTGGCAATTTTATTGCTGACCATATTAGAGGAAATAAATTTCAGCATTATTCCGAAGAAATAAAAAAAGGAATTCTTTTACATAGAGAAATAGACACATTTACCGATGCACATTCAATAGTTAGAAAAAGTAAACGTAGATTACACGAACGTTACGGACATTATGATGGCGTAATAATCGATATTTTTTACGATTATTTTTTAGCTAAAAACTGGGATAGTTATTCTGCAATTCCGTTGGAGGCTTATACACAATCTGTCTATGAATTATTTAAAAAAGAATCATCTAATTTGCCTTTAAAATCACAACAATTTATCGGTTATATGATTGAGTATAACATACTGTATAATTATAGTACTTTGGAAGGAATTCAGCAAGTTTTAAACGGAATGAACAGCAGAACCAAAGGGAAATCTCAAATGAACTTAGCTGTTGAAGACTTACAACTTTACAATAAAGAATTAGAAGAAGATTTTACCATTTTCTTTGAAGATTTACGTAACTTTTGCAATCAAAAAATAAAAGAACTAACTGTCATTCCGAACGAAGAATGAAGAGAGGAATCTCAAATTAAAGAGAGATTTCTTATAAATTAATCTTGAGCGGAGTCGAAAGGCTAAAAAAGCTCATTTCGAAATGACAAAATTTTAAATTATGAAAAAAATATTTTTATTAATTGCAATTTCAATCACATTATTCAATTGCAAAACCTCAGAAAAGAAAGAAAAAAATATTGGTCTAGTTACCGAAAAAGCTATGGTTGTTTCTGCTCGTGAAGAAGCTTCAAAAATTGGAACAGACATTCTTAAAAAAGGTGGTAATGCTTTTGATGCTATGGCTGCAACGGAATTAGCTTTAGCAGTTGCCTATCCGTATGCTGGAAATATTGGCGGCGGCGGATTTATGGTCTATCGTAAAAATGATGGGCAAATTGGCGCATTAGATTACAGAGAGAAAGCTCCGTTAGCTTCAAGTAAGGACATGTACTTAGACAAAGACGGAAACATTATTAAAGGAAAAAGCACTTTAGGCGCAATGGCTGTTGGTATTCCTGGAACTGTTGCTGGTGTTTTTGCTACTCATAAAAAATTTGGTTCTTTACCTATTGAAGATATTTTAAAACCAGTAATTGCTTTAGCTAAAAGGGGAATTATTGTTACCAAAAAGCAAGAAGACAGAATTAAAAAGTATCAACCTTACTTCTTAAAAGCGAATAAAGAACCTATTATTTTCAATCAAAAATGGAAAGAAAATGATACCATAAAATATAATGCTTTAGCAGAAACTTTAGAAAGAATTCTTAAAAACGGACGAGACGAATTTTACAAAGGTGAAACTGCAAAACGTTTGGTGAAATTTATGCAAGCAAATGGCGGAATTATGACTGAAGAAGATTTGGCAAAATACGAAGCACAATGGAGAACTCCTGTTACCTTTACTTATGACGACTTAAAAGTAATTTCAATGTCTCCACCTTCTAGTGGAGGAATTTGTTTAGCACAAATTATGAACGGAATTGAACCGTATGATTTAGACAAATTTGGGCATAATTCAACCAAAACAATTCAAATAATTGCGGAAGCAGAAAGAAGAGCTTATGCAGATAGAAGTTTCTTTTTAGGAGATCCTGATTTTGTAAAAATTCCATTAAAGACATTAATTTCTAAAGAATATACAAAAGGTAGAATGGATAATTTTTCTTTTGAAAAAGCAACAAAATCGGCTGATGTAGCTCACGGAACTGTAGAAATGATAGAAAGTGATGAAACAACCCACTACTCTATTGTAGATCAGTTTGGTAACGCAATTTCTGCAACTACAACTATAAATGGCGCTTATGGTTCTAAATTATATTGTGAAGATTTAGGGTTCTTTTTAAATAATGAAATGGACGATTTTTCTAGCAAACCTGGTGTTCCAAATCAGTTTGGATTAGTTGGTGCAAAAGCGAATGAAATTATGCCCGAAAAAAGAATGCTAAGTTCTATGACTCCTACAATTGTTGAGAAAAACGGCAAACTTTGGATGGTTGTTGGAACTCCTGGTGGTTCAACAATTATTACTTCTGTATTACAAACTATTTTAAATGTACATGAGTTTAACTTCGGGATGCAAGAAGCTGTAAATCAGCCGAGATTCCATCACCAATGGTTACCAGACATGATTATGATGGAACCAAATATGTTTGATAGAAAAGTTGTGGAAGATCTTAAAAAAGTTGGCTACACAATAAATGAAGAAGATGCACCTGTTATTGGTAAAGTTGAAGGGATTTTAAGATTACCAAACGGTAAATTAGAAGGTGGAGCAGATCCTCGTGGAGACGATAAAGCAGTTGGATTTTAATTAAACTTATATCTTTGGATTAAAACTTGATATACATAGAACAATTTAGAGAAAATATGAAAAAAATAGTATTCCTTTTATTCTTTATAGTTTTTTATTCACACGCTCAAGTTATTAGTGATAGAAAATATAATAAACTCACAAAACCCAATACAGCTAATAATTTATCGATCTATTTACAAGGAAAAATACATAAAGATCTCTTACAAGACATTACTTTTCCTAAGTATGGTCGTAAAGTAACGCTATCTTATTATGTAAACAAAGACGGAAAACCCTACAACATTAATTTTAATTCTTACAGAAACAACAAATTAACAAGAGCACTAAAGAAATATATGAAAGAATATTCTTTAGATAGTTTAGGATTTAAAGCAGACACAAGAAAAAAATATACTATTCAAATAATTTCAAAAAAGAAAGACAAAAACATTATTGAATGTAGCACAAATCCTATAGAAATAACTTCTCCAAACTCTGAGTCTTGTAAAGATTTAAACTTCTATAGCGACATAAATAATTGTTTTAATAAAGAGTTAAGAAATCTATTTTACAATTCGATTAATTATAGTCTAGCAGATTCCATTAAAACAGATAATGAAATTATAAATTTAAATTTTAAAGCATTAATTGACAAAGAAGGTAAACTGAAGTTAAGAAATTTAAAAGTTCCAGAAATTTTTAAAAAACACTTGTACGATATTGTTGAAAAAAGCAACTTTCAATTTAAACCGCAATTAATTAATGGAATACCTAATGATTATTTTTACAGAATAAGACAAACATTTAATAAAGGCGATAAACCAAACAAATCTGAAAGAGATAATGAATTTGATGATGTTTTTAAACCTACCACAACAAATGATTTTGCATTATTTTTAAAGGAAAAATTAACACAATCAGATATAAATAGCGCTAACTTAAATAGGTTTAACAATAGATTAAAAATTTATTTTGAATTAGATGCTAAAGAAAAACCTATAAATATTAGTACAAACGCAAGGTCTGAAAAATTAGAAAAAAAAGTAATTGAAATATTTAAGAAATACGATATTTCAAAAGCTACTTTTTTAAATAATCACAAAGCAAATAGATACTTTACACCAATAATATTACACAATAATGGTAAAAATGAAGTTTACACAAACAGTATTATGGGATACAGTAGAATACCAATTTTTCCTGAATGTGAAAAATCATTAAATGCAACTATGGCAAAAAAGTGTTACAACCAGACAATACGCAATGTTGTTGCCTATAATTTTAATGCTAAAATGGCTAGCAGTTTAGGTTTAAGACCAGGTAAAAAAAGAATATTTGTAAATTTTAAGATAGATACTTTAGGTAATATAACAGATATTAAAAGTAGAGCATCTCATTATTTATTGAAAAAAGAAGCAGAAAGAATTGTTAAAAAATTATCTAAACCAGCACCAGCCATCTTTGGTAACAAACCTCAAACAACAAATTTCACTTTACCGATAACATTTTCATTAGATTAAATTTTAATAAATTAATATTGATTACTTATCTAAGTTTTTAATTATGCAAGTACAACCATTCCATTTAGCAATTCCAGTTCAAAACCTAGAAAAATGCAGAGCCTTTTATAGAGATATTTTACAATGTAAAGAAGGTAGAAGTACTAATCATTGGGTAGATTTTAATTTCTTTGGACATCAATTTGTTATTCATCAAAAAGAAGGTTTTATACCAACGGAATCAGTTACAAATCCTGTTGATGGACACGATGTTCCTGTTCCGCATTTTGGAGTAGTTTTAACTTGGGAAGATTGGCACGCTTTGGCTAAACGTTTAAAAACAGTAAACACGCAATTTATAATTGAACCAACGATTCGCTTTAAAGGAAAAGTTGGAGAGCAAGCTACAATGTTTTTTAACGATCCAGAAAACAATGCTTTAGAGTTCAAAGCTTTTAAAGATATGAGTCAAATTTTTGCCACTTAATGCAATTAATTGAATCTCATAAAGTTCTAAGTTTAAAAAAACCAATTCGTTTACAGGATTATGGCGTCGGAATTTTCAGCACAAATCCCACAAAATCTGGGCTAAAAAAAGCCATTAAAAAAGGACTTGTTTTTGTTGATGGAGAAATTGCATCAACAGCACTTTTTATAGTTGGTAATGAAACTATAGAATTCTTTCAATCAGAAGAAAATAAAAAAGAGTTCGATTTTGATTTAAAGGTTTTATTTGAAGATGATTTTTTAGCAATTATTTACAAACCTGCCGGAATTGTAGTTAGCGGAAATTCTTTCGCAACTATTGATAACGCACTATTTCAAAATATTAAAAAAAGCACACAATCTGATGCTGTAAAACCAAGGCCAGTTCACAGATTAGATTATCCAACAAGCGGTTTATTATTAATTGGGAAAACTAATTCTTCAATAATTGCATTGAATAAATTATTTGAAAATAAAGAAATTCAGAAAACATACCATGCAGTTTCAATAGGTAAAATGGAAGAATCTGGAACTATTGATTTTCCTGTTGATGATAAAAAAACGCTAACTCATTTTAAGGTTTTAAAAACAGTTAGTTCCGAACGTTTCGGATTTTTAAACTTAGTGCAACTTTCACCTAAAACTGGTAGAAAACATCAACTTAGAAAACATTTAGCTTCATTAGGAAATCCCATTTTAGGTGATAAACAATATTATTTAGACAACTTAATTTTAAACGGAAAAGGATTGTATTTACATGCCTCAACATTACAGTTTGTGCATCCAATTACAAAAGAAAACTTATGTGTGAGTGAAAATCTTCCGAAGAAATTTAAAAAAATATTCCCACATTAAATATATCTTTGCCAAATGCGAATAGATATTATTACCGTTTCTCCAGAATTAATTAAAAGTCCGTTTGAACACTCAATGCTTAAACGAGCAATTGATAAAGGTTTGGTAGAAGTTCATTTTCATAATCTTCGCGATTACGGAATTGGCTCTTACAAAAAATTAGACGACACACAATTTGGCGGAGGAGCTGGAATGGTTTTAATGATTGAACCTATTGATAAATGCATTTCAAAATTGCAATCTGAACGAAATTATGATGACATAATTTACATGACACCAGATGCAAAAACACTGAATCAATCTGTTGCAAATACACTTTCTTTAAAAGAAAACATCATCATCTTAACTGGTCATTACAAAGGCGTAGATCAGCGAGTTAGAGATAAATTTATTACGCGAGAAATTTCTATTGGCGATTATGTTTTAACAGGAGGAGAATTAGCCGCAGTTGTTTTATGTGACGCTGTTATTAGATTAATTCCAGGTGTTTTGGGTGATGAACAATCTGCACTAACAGATTCTTTTCAAGATGATTTATTATCACCACCAGTTTATACAAGACCCGCAGAATA of the Tenacibaculum todarodis genome contains:
- a CDS encoding PIG-L family deacetylase, producing the protein MKKAILSLSFLLIITSIVAQKPQKLNTNQLYEKVQKLNFLGTALYIAAHPDDENTRLIAYLANNVKARTAYLSLTRGDGGQNLIGSEMRELLGVIRTQELLAARSIDGGQQLFTRANDFGYSKHPDETLEIWQKEKVLADVVWAIRTFKPDVIINRFNHRTPGTTHGHHTSSAILSVEAFDLANDKTKFSNQLKYTETWQPERLFYNTSSWFFRGREDDFKKAVKGFTSFDVGVYYPLKGVSNNELASMASSQHLCQGFGRLSTRGNQTEYVEFLKGNAPKDKNDIFSGINTTWNRVEGGGEIGDILYEVENNFDFVNPAKHLPALMKAYKLVQNLKDAHWKNIKSKELQEIIEACAGLYLEASANSSSATPNSTIDVNFEALNRSIAKVELSSVKLLPANKVISKNIDLTNNKRQNFKETISISNLDFSSPYWLNKEADLGMYKVDNQQLIGLPETPRPLQVQFNLIIENESITVTKDVVRRYSKRDIGEIYEPFEVLPQITTKLKNKVLIFSDDTPQKVSVAVRARAQNTSGSVSLEIPNGWSVSPKFIDFTIAQKNDLKTVDFMVSPPKNQSEGKLKVIATANGKKYTKELVEINYNHIPKQSVLLNSEAKVVRLDIKKAGNSIGYIQGSGDAVPESLRQIGYQVTEINPNEINEKNLQQFDAIVVGIRAYNTVSELKFKQKHLLEYVKNGGNMIVQYNTNRGVDVAAPFKLGLSRDRVTDENAEIRLLAKEHAILNYPNKITKEDFNGWVQERGLYFPNTWSSEYTPVLAMNDKGESAKKGSLLIAKYGKGNYIYTGLSFFRELPVGVSGAYKLFANMLSVGK
- the dnaN gene encoding DNA polymerase III subunit beta — protein: MKFIVSSSQLLKQLQVLGGVINSNNTLPILDNFLLELSENELKISASDLETTMSSIVAVESTDEGAIAVNARLLLDTLKTFPDQPLTFKTEGESTIEISSDQGKYDMAFFGAEEFPKAVELPSPSKTLVPAHILGTAISKTIFASGNDDLRPVMSGVFFQFSSNSLTFVATDAHKLVKYTRTDVTADKTAEFIMPKKPLNLLKGILSGSEEEVSIEYNDSNAKFTFDNTVLVCRLIDGKYPNYEAVIPKENPNKLTVDRASFLNSVRRVSIFSSKTTHQIRLKMAGTELNISAEDLDYANKADERLSCDYQGDDMQIGFNSRFLSEMLSNLNANDVLIEMSLPNRAGILTPIDGTDEGEQITMLVMPVMLNS
- a CDS encoding nitroreductase, yielding MTFNEVNTKRRSIRDFTKQEVSTELINEILKDALEAPSSSNTQPLKVVVATGNTLKEIGKELTFKYNTSAKLAKKNIFAKLYSAYKHKLQPNKVYQTIQGKYFGIYQERRIKTAVGLYKVLGIKREDKKKRHEEMAKNFNFFGAPVAIWIYANPKMKYTALVDTGIFMQNLMLSATNKGLGTCPQGALNLWREPVDKHFSVPKGYELVCGLSLGYPSEAKVNSYRPEKISVEELLVIKK
- a CDS encoding ACP phosphodiesterase gives rise to the protein MNFLAHLYLSGNNQQIMIGNFIADHIRGNKFQHYSEEIKKGILLHREIDTFTDAHSIVRKSKRRLHERYGHYDGVIIDIFYDYFLAKNWDSYSAIPLEAYTQSVYELFKKESSNLPLKSQQFIGYMIEYNILYNYSTLEGIQQVLNGMNSRTKGKSQMNLAVEDLQLYNKELEEDFTIFFEDLRNFCNQKIKELTVIPNEE
- the ggt gene encoding gamma-glutamyltransferase — protein: MKKIFLLIAISITLFNCKTSEKKEKNIGLVTEKAMVVSAREEASKIGTDILKKGGNAFDAMAATELALAVAYPYAGNIGGGGFMVYRKNDGQIGALDYREKAPLASSKDMYLDKDGNIIKGKSTLGAMAVGIPGTVAGVFATHKKFGSLPIEDILKPVIALAKRGIIVTKKQEDRIKKYQPYFLKANKEPIIFNQKWKENDTIKYNALAETLERILKNGRDEFYKGETAKRLVKFMQANGGIMTEEDLAKYEAQWRTPVTFTYDDLKVISMSPPSSGGICLAQIMNGIEPYDLDKFGHNSTKTIQIIAEAERRAYADRSFFLGDPDFVKIPLKTLISKEYTKGRMDNFSFEKATKSADVAHGTVEMIESDETTHYSIVDQFGNAISATTTINGAYGSKLYCEDLGFFLNNEMDDFSSKPGVPNQFGLVGAKANEIMPEKRMLSSMTPTIVEKNGKLWMVVGTPGGSTIITSVLQTILNVHEFNFGMQEAVNQPRFHHQWLPDMIMMEPNMFDRKVVEDLKKVGYTINEEDAPVIGKVEGILRLPNGKLEGGADPRGDDKAVGF
- a CDS encoding energy transducer TonB, which gives rise to MKKIVFLLFFIVFYSHAQVISDRKYNKLTKPNTANNLSIYLQGKIHKDLLQDITFPKYGRKVTLSYYVNKDGKPYNINFNSYRNNKLTRALKKYMKEYSLDSLGFKADTRKKYTIQIISKKKDKNIIECSTNPIEITSPNSESCKDLNFYSDINNCFNKELRNLFYNSINYSLADSIKTDNEIINLNFKALIDKEGKLKLRNLKVPEIFKKHLYDIVEKSNFQFKPQLINGIPNDYFYRIRQTFNKGDKPNKSERDNEFDDVFKPTTTNDFALFLKEKLTQSDINSANLNRFNNRLKIYFELDAKEKPINISTNARSEKLEKKVIEIFKKYDISKATFLNNHKANRYFTPIILHNNGKNEVYTNSIMGYSRIPIFPECEKSLNATMAKKCYNQTIRNVVAYNFNAKMASSLGLRPGKKRIFVNFKIDTLGNITDIKSRASHYLLKKEAERIVKKLSKPAPAIFGNKPQTTNFTLPITFSLD
- a CDS encoding VOC family protein translates to MQVQPFHLAIPVQNLEKCRAFYRDILQCKEGRSTNHWVDFNFFGHQFVIHQKEGFIPTESVTNPVDGHDVPVPHFGVVLTWEDWHALAKRLKTVNTQFIIEPTIRFKGKVGEQATMFFNDPENNALEFKAFKDMSQIFAT
- a CDS encoding RluA family pseudouridine synthase: MQLIESHKVLSLKKPIRLQDYGVGIFSTNPTKSGLKKAIKKGLVFVDGEIASTALFIVGNETIEFFQSEENKKEFDFDLKVLFEDDFLAIIYKPAGIVVSGNSFATIDNALFQNIKKSTQSDAVKPRPVHRLDYPTSGLLLIGKTNSSIIALNKLFENKEIQKTYHAVSIGKMEESGTIDFPVDDKKTLTHFKVLKTVSSERFGFLNLVQLSPKTGRKHQLRKHLASLGNPILGDKQYYLDNLILNGKGLYLHASTLQFVHPITKENLCVSENLPKKFKKIFPH
- the trmD gene encoding tRNA (guanosine(37)-N1)-methyltransferase TrmD encodes the protein MRIDIITVSPELIKSPFEHSMLKRAIDKGLVEVHFHNLRDYGIGSYKKLDDTQFGGGAGMVLMIEPIDKCISKLQSERNYDDIIYMTPDAKTLNQSVANTLSLKENIIILTGHYKGVDQRVRDKFITREISIGDYVLTGGELAAVVLCDAVIRLIPGVLGDEQSALTDSFQDDLLSPPVYTRPAEYDGMKVPDILLSGNFPKIDKWREEKAYQHTKNIRPDLLDE